The following are encoded together in the Planctobacterium marinum genome:
- a CDS encoding nucleoside-diphosphate sugar epimerase/dehydratase, with product MFVQWLDFFLEMPRAFKRLVTVAVDFIFVGIAFWSSLWIRVAGETSQWLTQNLILVLVATSAISVAIWVKLGLYRAVIRYLDVKVLINIFWGCVLSTAMLCFFLFMAGASLPRSVPFIYSALILVFVAGSRLTIRGLINTRKNKEKQPVIIYGAGASGRQLCLSLQNGNEYEPVAFVDDEVSLQSTSIANVEVYHPSRLQFLIDVYKVHTVLFAIPSISKDKKREIFNSVKKMNVDMLTIPGTADLVSGKVSVSQLRSVQIEELLGRDEVRPFEDLLSKCLSGKTVLVTGAGGSIGSEICRKIVEISPKELIIFEISEYNLYAIEKELCSIAPEVAVKPILGSVTDEQLVERIFSSFKIDTVYHAAAYKHVPLVEFNMGAGLWNNIWGTKIVAEAVLKHQVSHFVLVSTDKAVRPTNVMGTSKRLAELVVQNKAEKSNKTIFSMVRFGNVLGSSGSVIPFFRKQIEAGGPVTVTHPEINRYFMTIPEAASLVIQAGAMAEGGDVFVLDMGKPVKIADLAKNMIQLMGYTFKPDKYSDGDIEIVYSGLRPGEKLYEELLIGGDVFKTRHPRIMRANEIKLADSDLAMLLEKLKNAIELNDVEQLRQLLIDAPTGFNPSTPICDILNSVSSKIKNSNDELKYDNIHVLPRTKSSL from the coding sequence GTGTTTGTCCAATGGCTTGATTTCTTTCTTGAGATGCCTCGAGCATTCAAACGCCTTGTTACAGTTGCTGTAGATTTTATTTTTGTTGGAATCGCCTTTTGGTCTTCGTTGTGGATTAGGGTAGCAGGTGAAACCAGTCAATGGTTAACACAAAATTTGATATTGGTGCTGGTGGCGACGTCTGCTATTTCTGTTGCCATATGGGTAAAGCTTGGGCTTTACAGGGCGGTGATTAGATATCTGGATGTTAAAGTTTTAATAAATATCTTTTGGGGATGTGTGTTATCAACTGCAATGTTGTGTTTTTTTCTGTTCATGGCCGGTGCATCACTGCCAAGGTCTGTCCCTTTTATTTATTCTGCATTGATTTTGGTATTTGTGGCAGGTTCCAGACTTACAATTAGAGGCCTCATAAACACAAGGAAGAATAAAGAAAAACAACCTGTTATTATTTATGGCGCAGGCGCCTCTGGTCGACAGTTGTGCCTATCCCTACAAAACGGCAATGAATATGAACCAGTCGCTTTTGTGGACGATGAAGTATCGCTACAAAGCACCTCCATAGCAAACGTAGAAGTTTATCATCCCTCCAGACTACAATTTCTTATAGACGTTTATAAAGTTCATACGGTCCTGTTTGCAATCCCAAGTATTTCCAAAGACAAAAAGAGGGAAATCTTCAACAGTGTTAAAAAAATGAATGTAGATATGCTGACTATTCCCGGAACTGCTGATCTAGTGAGTGGAAAAGTTAGCGTTTCTCAGCTCAGGTCTGTACAAATTGAGGAACTTCTCGGAAGAGATGAAGTTAGGCCTTTTGAAGACTTATTATCAAAATGTTTATCGGGCAAAACCGTTTTAGTGACTGGAGCCGGGGGATCGATTGGCTCTGAAATTTGTCGGAAAATTGTCGAGATTAGTCCTAAAGAACTGATCATTTTTGAAATCTCGGAATATAATTTGTACGCGATAGAAAAGGAACTATGCTCCATCGCACCTGAAGTTGCTGTTAAGCCCATATTAGGTTCAGTTACAGATGAACAGTTGGTCGAGCGGATTTTTTCTTCCTTTAAAATAGATACAGTCTACCATGCTGCCGCTTATAAACATGTCCCTCTTGTTGAATTCAATATGGGGGCCGGACTATGGAACAATATCTGGGGGACGAAAATCGTTGCAGAGGCCGTATTAAAACATCAGGTCTCACACTTTGTACTTGTATCCACCGATAAGGCTGTGCGGCCAACCAATGTGATGGGCACCTCAAAACGTCTCGCTGAATTGGTAGTGCAAAACAAAGCTGAAAAAAGCAATAAAACCATATTTTCGATGGTGCGTTTCGGTAACGTATTGGGGTCGTCAGGATCTGTTATTCCTTTCTTTAGAAAGCAAATAGAAGCAGGTGGTCCGGTTACCGTTACTCACCCGGAGATTAATCGTTATTTCATGACAATTCCTGAAGCTGCCTCTTTGGTAATCCAAGCCGGTGCGATGGCGGAAGGCGGTGATGTGTTTGTGCTGGATATGGGCAAACCAGTTAAAATTGCCGATTTGGCTAAAAACATGATTCAGTTGATGGGATATACATTCAAGCCAGATAAATATTCAGATGGCGATATAGAAATTGTTTATTCTGGATTGCGGCCAGGCGAGAAGCTGTATGAGGAATTACTCATTGGTGGCGACGTATTCAAAACGCGACATCCAAGAATCATGAGGGCAAACGAAATCAAACTCGCTGACTCAGACTTGGCGATGTTGTTAGAAAAACTGAAAAATGCAATTGAGCTTAACGATGTAGAACAATTGCGTCAGTTGCTCATTGATGCACCAACGGGGTTTAATCCTTCTACGCCAATATGCGATATACTTAATTCAGTTTCCTCTAAAATTAAGAATTCAAACGACGAGTTAAAGTACGATAACATTCACGTTCTGCCCCGCACCAAATCATCGTTATAA
- a CDS encoding O-antigen ligase family protein, translating into MNNSHYFKDNNDIQVKHVGSFTLLFFLSVLRPAALWPEIHIPMVPITLLVLAFLLLFKIHLTLGFKTFCLKYRTPLILIIIYQTLCLISLVVNRDRYADTTDFIHWGLILVVVQGALPTAVFLFLLPQNRSGLSFTRWRYNWILPLVIAALIPAVAIWQKIDNQSAFQFYQYFIAGNVGYSNNVRSILAISTDLGSVVAVVWFVLSLLAISFFQKEKKRIAFLLIFISLLNIIAGINSGARNFLLMSVIGILLWAFYFLRHNRASLVFALVILFLAGIAATQWMPTSVAYKLSNLAPLILPLNLGTQLIPSDFLPNVSIDVFGYDRLTLWQNALNQIRQNPLIGISNGGFRLLMESNGGSRVNNVHNALLQSAIDAGVLGTIIFISIVLDILKRTYKQPVGIIILICASGLLVDNFIEHSLPWIILVAFSIATINHQKNIRDEIKPSLIKRSLAIPAILCFVALMTAILVKYHSSRAKLIAAPTEKLIEIIYPIFSDSHWSNSPTIVSKNFINYSKFEAQKGLGTLFPIMHYPIPCHYSYPHSYFLGMINEISKNNSGHKIGSNWGIFKTSELPCDLTDETSMEPQDWISNNNRYFQRAGLMKDNTELRVMYGTPSVFSPIFKARSYEKITFNARGVKVRNVAPELIIELIDGDSGEVAYKKFTKVPRVETKIIIPTTSVANRAYVKLKLNNYQYDRATKEYHQIIIKNIKFE; encoded by the coding sequence ATGAATAATTCTCATTATTTTAAAGACAACAATGATATTCAAGTTAAACATGTCGGCAGTTTTACGCTATTGTTTTTCCTCTCAGTTCTCCGCCCAGCAGCATTATGGCCTGAAATCCACATCCCAATGGTACCCATTACGTTGCTGGTATTAGCCTTTTTATTACTCTTTAAAATCCATCTTACGTTAGGCTTTAAAACGTTTTGTCTTAAATATAGAACACCACTTATACTTATCATCATTTACCAAACCCTATGCCTTATATCACTGGTTGTTAACCGCGATAGATATGCAGATACAACGGACTTTATACACTGGGGATTGATACTTGTTGTGGTTCAAGGTGCACTACCTACTGCGGTATTTCTGTTTCTTTTACCACAGAATCGGTCCGGACTCTCATTCACTCGCTGGAGATATAATTGGATTTTACCCCTAGTAATTGCAGCACTGATACCTGCAGTAGCAATTTGGCAAAAGATAGATAACCAAAGTGCTTTCCAGTTTTATCAATATTTTATTGCAGGAAATGTTGGATATTCAAATAACGTTAGAAGCATCTTGGCTATTAGCACAGATTTAGGCTCCGTTGTTGCAGTAGTTTGGTTTGTACTCTCCCTGCTTGCTATTTCTTTTTTCCAAAAAGAAAAAAAAAGAATAGCTTTTTTATTAATATTTATATCACTCTTAAACATCATCGCAGGAATCAATAGTGGAGCAAGAAACTTTTTATTGATGAGTGTTATTGGAATACTATTATGGGCATTTTACTTTCTGAGACACAATCGAGCATCGCTTGTTTTCGCATTAGTAATTCTTTTTCTTGCCGGCATTGCTGCTACGCAGTGGATGCCCACAAGCGTAGCTTATAAGCTATCCAATTTAGCGCCTTTAATTCTGCCGCTTAACTTAGGGACACAACTTATTCCCAGTGATTTTCTACCAAATGTATCTATTGATGTATTTGGATATGATCGACTCACGCTTTGGCAGAATGCTCTAAACCAAATTAGACAAAATCCTTTAATAGGCATCAGCAACGGTGGCTTTAGACTATTGATGGAATCAAATGGTGGCTCGCGCGTAAACAATGTCCATAATGCATTACTGCAAAGCGCAATAGACGCAGGGGTATTAGGCACCATTATTTTTATATCAATAGTTTTAGACATTTTAAAACGCACTTATAAGCAGCCCGTTGGTATAATTATCTTGATTTGTGCATCAGGCTTGTTAGTTGATAACTTTATCGAACATAGTTTGCCATGGATAATACTGGTCGCATTCTCAATAGCAACAATAAATCATCAAAAAAACATACGAGATGAGATAAAGCCAAGTTTAATCAAAAGGTCACTTGCCATCCCGGCTATTTTATGTTTTGTCGCATTGATGACGGCTATTCTGGTAAAATATCATTCTAGTAGGGCAAAACTTATCGCAGCACCGACAGAGAAATTGATAGAAATAATATATCCAATATTTTCAGACTCACACTGGAGTAACTCCCCAACAATCGTCTCAAAAAATTTCATTAATTATTCCAAATTTGAAGCGCAAAAAGGTCTTGGAACCTTGTTTCCTATTATGCATTATCCAATTCCATGTCACTACAGCTATCCACATTCTTACTTTCTCGGAATGATAAATGAAATTTCAAAAAACAATTCAGGTCACAAAATAGGCAGCAATTGGGGAATATTTAAAACCAGTGAGTTACCTTGCGATTTGACTGATGAAACTAGTATGGAGCCTCAAGATTGGATCAGTAATAACAATAGATACTTTCAGCGTGCTGGGTTAATGAAGGACAATACTGAACTGAGAGTTATGTATGGTACACCTTCGGTTTTTTCCCCCATTTTTAAAGCCCGAAGTTATGAAAAAATTACTTTCAATGCTAGGGGAGTTAAAGTCAGAAATGTAGCTCCAGAGCTGATAATAGAGTTAATAGATGGAGACTCAGGTGAAGTTGCATATAAAAAATTTACTAAAGTCCCCAGAGTAGAAACTAAAATTATTATACCGACTACATCAGTTGCCAATCGTGCGTATGTAAAGTTAAAGCTCAACAACTATCAATATGATAGGGCTACAAAAGAATACCACCAGATCATAATTAAAAACATTAAATTTGAATAA
- a CDS encoding DegT/DnrJ/EryC1/StrS family aminotransferase, translated as MKVPFFKLSSVDEEIQLVNEVLKSGWLTTASKTTEFEAKFREFCKVEHALAVNSCTAGLHLSLEALGVKKDSKVIVPSLTFTASAEVVRYLDAEPVIVDVDKETGLITKELIAKAVAEHGKIDAVIVVHYAGQSAEMTGLDGICDYCTKQEIKVLVDAAHAFPAFDQYGPVGSVGDVTCFSFYANKTITTGEGGMVVTNDSSLAKRIKVMRLHGIDRDVWDRFTKKGASWEYDVVAPGYKYNMPDVNAAIGLAQFKKAEIFRQQRQDIAEYYIGALQTEPSVKMFKSRVPHHQHAWHLFPILIEAGHDRNLLIEELAKRNVGVSVHYKPIHRLSYYKNTYGLQPERFPNTEAIWKSCLSLPIYPEMTVSQAEYVISSLKNSLEVL; from the coding sequence TTGAAAGTACCTTTTTTTAAGTTGAGTTCGGTTGATGAAGAAATCCAATTGGTCAATGAAGTGTTAAAAAGTGGTTGGTTAACAACTGCTTCAAAGACTACGGAATTCGAAGCGAAATTTCGAGAGTTTTGTAAGGTTGAACATGCATTAGCAGTTAATTCATGCACTGCTGGTTTACACCTATCTCTGGAGGCTTTGGGGGTCAAAAAAGATTCGAAGGTTATAGTCCCTTCTCTTACATTTACCGCCTCAGCTGAGGTAGTTCGCTATTTAGATGCAGAGCCTGTTATCGTGGATGTTGACAAAGAGACAGGTCTAATCACAAAAGAGTTAATTGCTAAGGCAGTCGCAGAACACGGTAAAATTGATGCAGTGATTGTTGTGCATTATGCTGGGCAGTCTGCAGAGATGACAGGGCTGGATGGTATATGCGATTACTGTACTAAGCAGGAAATTAAAGTGTTGGTGGATGCCGCTCATGCTTTTCCAGCTTTTGATCAGTACGGACCTGTAGGTAGTGTTGGCGACGTAACCTGTTTTTCTTTCTATGCAAATAAAACAATTACAACCGGCGAAGGTGGAATGGTAGTCACTAATGATTCTTCGCTGGCAAAACGAATAAAGGTGATGAGACTGCATGGCATTGATCGTGATGTGTGGGATCGGTTTACAAAAAAAGGAGCATCTTGGGAATACGACGTTGTAGCGCCGGGTTATAAATACAATATGCCCGATGTTAATGCAGCCATTGGATTAGCGCAGTTCAAAAAAGCAGAAATATTCAGACAACAACGTCAGGACATTGCTGAATACTATATTGGCGCATTGCAGACTGAGCCGAGCGTAAAAATGTTTAAATCCAGAGTTCCCCATCATCAACATGCTTGGCACCTTTTTCCAATCTTAATTGAAGCAGGGCATGATAGAAACTTGCTTATTGAAGAACTAGCAAAGCGCAATGTGGGGGTTTCTGTACATTACAAACCTATTCATCGTTTGTCCTACTATAAAAACACTTATGGATTGCAGCCTGAACGATTCCCAAATACTGAAGCAATCTGGAAAAGCTGCTTAAGTCTCCCTATTTATCCTGAGATGACAGTTAGTCAGGCTGAGTACGTCATATCAAGCCTTAAGAATTCATTAGAGGTATTATAA
- a CDS encoding sugar transferase: MIQKMIAFAILMVLMPVLLIVPIAIILTDGFPVFFKQRRIGFQGKAFDIYKFRTMTNVAGAEKGSFDAGCVTRVTKVGKVLRKTKLDELPQIINVLNGSMNFVGPRPEVEKWVGVYPSEWKKVHQMKPGITDPASIEFRNEEEILNSSSDPEATYKDDILPRKLGMYLNYIKHKSLLVDTKIILRTFYSVIVK; this comes from the coding sequence ATGATCCAGAAAATGATAGCTTTCGCTATTTTAATGGTTTTAATGCCTGTTTTATTGATTGTTCCAATTGCCATAATTCTAACTGATGGCTTCCCGGTTTTTTTTAAGCAGCGACGGATTGGTTTTCAAGGAAAGGCGTTTGATATATACAAGTTTAGAACAATGACCAATGTAGCGGGAGCTGAAAAAGGTTCTTTTGATGCTGGTTGTGTTACAAGAGTTACAAAAGTGGGAAAGGTATTAAGAAAAACAAAGCTAGATGAATTACCGCAAATAATTAATGTTCTGAATGGAAGCATGAATTTCGTAGGGCCTCGACCGGAAGTTGAGAAGTGGGTTGGTGTGTATCCTAGTGAATGGAAGAAAGTACATCAAATGAAACCAGGCATAACAGACCCAGCCTCAATTGAATTTAGGAACGAGGAAGAGATTTTAAATTCAAGCTCTGACCCCGAAGCTACCTATAAGGATGATATATTACCGAGGAAGCTTGGAATGTACCTAAATTACATAAAACATAAAAGCTTGCTTGTTGATACGAAAATAATTCTTCGTACCTTTTACTCAGTAATAGTTAAATGA
- a CDS encoding sulfotransferase family protein, whose product MSGLTPVFLIGAGRSGTKFLRSVLSASRYVVSVPYDVGYVWRYGNESVPHDELLPSHVNASIKKYIRNELPKLVDSASTKKPLFLLEKSVPNSLRPAFLYEIYPEAKFIHLVRDGRAVTESSIRQWKSSPERGYLLKKLRYFPLKNYRYAIWYIVNMLKGIFLKRGQMTWGPRYNGIDEDARALTVELVCARQWRKCIEIAEEQLKVVPKSQVFDINYDKMMEDESVIRELVDFIGLEDAEQVLERFKITVQPTNKDKWRRSLTKGQLEEVNGEVAGTIEKLMKQGKLSQSK is encoded by the coding sequence GTGAGTGGTTTAACGCCTGTTTTTTTGATTGGTGCCGGACGTTCCGGTACTAAATTTCTAAGGAGCGTTTTATCAGCGTCGAGGTATGTTGTTTCTGTACCATACGATGTTGGATACGTATGGCGATATGGAAATGAGAGTGTCCCTCATGATGAATTATTGCCTTCTCATGTAAATGCTAGTATTAAAAAATACATTCGCAATGAACTGCCTAAATTGGTAGACTCAGCCAGCACTAAGAAACCGCTATTTTTATTGGAAAAGTCGGTGCCAAATTCTTTACGCCCCGCTTTTTTATACGAAATCTACCCTGAAGCAAAGTTTATTCACTTAGTTCGAGATGGCAGGGCGGTTACTGAGTCATCTATAAGACAGTGGAAAAGCTCACCTGAACGCGGGTATTTGCTTAAAAAGCTCAGATATTTCCCGTTGAAAAATTACCGGTACGCTATTTGGTACATAGTCAATATGCTCAAGGGGATCTTCTTAAAACGGGGGCAAATGACATGGGGGCCAAGATATAACGGTATAGATGAAGACGCAAGGGCTCTAACAGTTGAGTTGGTTTGTGCAAGGCAATGGCGTAAGTGTATTGAGATTGCAGAAGAGCAGTTAAAAGTTGTTCCTAAATCACAAGTGTTCGATATCAATTACGACAAAATGATGGAAGATGAATCAGTCATCAGGGAATTGGTTGATTTCATTGGGCTTGAAGACGCTGAGCAGGTGCTGGAAAGGTTTAAAATTACCGTGCAGCCTACAAACAAAGACAAGTGGCGACGCTCTTTAACCAAAGGGCAACTGGAAGAAGTGAACGGAGAGGTTGCGGGAACCATAGAAAAACTGATGAAACAAGGAAAGTTGTCTCAAAGTAAGTAG
- a CDS encoding glycosyltransferase family 4 protein: MTGKGNLLVIHRYFWPQNYPYAVMLKDIVEQVADNFEQVSIASSVHHCSELEARKKWAVEHGYSLKTLKMRSEKGMNVAGKVFIMLRYCIWLCWVLSRTRADVVMVATTPPILTAFVVRFMSKIRGYDYIYHCQDIHPEASKKSLLAKVPVLFKWLSSIDKANVCDAKEVITLSEDMKRTLVQRGASPNNIHLINNFIFKQLEQGFGLQTETTDNIIRLVFAGSLGRLQNLPFLFELIKKYRNSEIVEFHILGDGVLKSQLEADIQGNSQTNVKFYGQVPLEEALLTMARCDIGIVPLSEGIIRVAYPSKTMMYLSTGLAVLALVEQDSELVNYLEQNELGVAVSNTCQQQAYEKFNAFLTSFTKDPAMRMAIKTQAEHDFGKRAILSKFKKVVK, from the coding sequence ATGACTGGTAAAGGCAACTTACTTGTAATCCACCGCTATTTCTGGCCTCAAAATTATCCTTATGCTGTCATGTTGAAAGACATTGTCGAGCAAGTTGCTGATAATTTTGAGCAAGTATCCATAGCGTCATCAGTGCATCATTGTTCTGAACTTGAAGCGAGGAAAAAGTGGGCGGTTGAACATGGGTACTCACTAAAAACCCTAAAAATGCGCTCTGAAAAGGGAATGAACGTGGCGGGTAAAGTCTTCATTATGCTGCGATATTGCATCTGGCTTTGCTGGGTGTTGAGCCGAACTCGAGCTGATGTCGTGATGGTGGCTACCACACCACCCATTCTAACTGCATTTGTAGTCAGGTTTATGAGCAAAATTAGGGGATACGATTATATTTACCATTGTCAGGATATTCACCCAGAAGCCTCAAAAAAAAGTTTGCTGGCTAAGGTTCCAGTCTTGTTCAAGTGGCTTAGCAGTATTGATAAGGCCAATGTTTGCGATGCGAAAGAGGTGATAACTTTGTCTGAAGATATGAAGCGAACTTTAGTACAAAGAGGGGCCAGCCCCAACAACATTCATTTGATTAATAATTTTATTTTTAAACAACTAGAGCAAGGGTTTGGCTTGCAGACAGAGACAACCGATAATATCATTCGGTTGGTTTTTGCAGGTTCTCTTGGTCGGTTGCAAAATTTGCCTTTTCTGTTCGAATTAATAAAAAAATATCGAAACAGTGAAATTGTTGAGTTTCACATTCTTGGCGACGGAGTTTTAAAAAGCCAATTAGAGGCTGACATACAAGGTAACTCACAGACCAATGTGAAATTTTATGGTCAGGTACCATTGGAAGAAGCCTTACTTACTATGGCCCGTTGTGATATCGGAATCGTACCACTAAGCGAAGGTATAATCCGCGTCGCTTACCCGTCTAAAACAATGATGTATTTATCAACTGGTCTAGCCGTTTTGGCGCTGGTTGAACAAGATTCAGAATTAGTAAATTATCTTGAGCAAAACGAACTCGGGGTCGCCGTATCAAATACATGTCAACAACAGGCATACGAAAAATTCAACGCGTTTTTGACGAGCTTTACCAAAGACCCGGCCATGCGGATGGCGATCAAGACACAAGCAGAACACGATTTTGGGAAGCGTGCAATATTAAGCAAGTTTAAAAAGGTAGTGAAGTGA
- the wecB gene encoding non-hydrolyzing UDP-N-acetylglucosamine 2-epimerase — MRKLKVMTILGTRPEIIRLAAVMEKLEQFTDHVLVHTGQNYDYELNQVFFDELGVKEPDYFLNVDTSSLGKVLGEILIKTEEVILKEKPDAVLVLGDTNSAISVMMAKRMKIPTFHMEAGNRSFDANVPEEINRKLVDHLADFNLVYTENARRHLIAEGLPHRHIYVTGSPMLEVLTAKMEQIKASNILSHLELNNQGYFIVSVHREENVDSPQNLTRVVQCLNAVHDHYQMPVVVSTHPRTKNRLEKLELDFGARDIRFLKPFGFFDYNKLQQEAFCAISDSGTISEESAMLDFPAVTLRQSIERPEALDSGSIVLTGLNPEVLCNAINLVTQEGSLYSKREIPAEYQVNNTSLRVLKIIMGMAKLTNRWRNVEEFSRYDW; from the coding sequence ATGAGAAAATTAAAAGTTATGACGATTCTGGGCACCCGTCCGGAGATAATACGCCTCGCTGCAGTCATGGAAAAACTGGAGCAGTTTACAGATCACGTATTGGTCCACACCGGACAAAATTACGATTATGAGTTAAATCAGGTTTTTTTTGATGAGTTAGGTGTAAAGGAGCCTGACTATTTTCTTAACGTTGATACCTCGTCTTTGGGCAAAGTACTCGGTGAAATACTGATTAAAACTGAAGAAGTCATCCTCAAAGAGAAGCCTGATGCAGTATTAGTTCTAGGTGACACCAATAGTGCCATTTCGGTGATGATGGCAAAACGAATGAAAATACCAACATTTCATATGGAAGCGGGTAATCGCAGTTTTGACGCAAATGTACCGGAAGAAATAAATCGAAAATTGGTAGATCATTTAGCTGATTTCAATCTGGTTTACACGGAAAATGCTCGTCGTCACTTGATAGCTGAGGGATTACCCCATCGCCATATTTATGTGACAGGGTCACCAATGCTTGAAGTACTGACTGCTAAAATGGAGCAAATTAAAGCTAGCAATATTCTTTCACACTTGGAACTCAACAATCAGGGCTATTTCATTGTTAGTGTTCATCGCGAAGAAAATGTGGATAGTCCTCAAAACTTGACCAGAGTTGTCCAGTGCCTTAATGCGGTTCACGACCATTATCAAATGCCGGTAGTGGTTTCCACGCATCCCAGAACCAAAAACCGTCTTGAAAAGCTCGAACTTGATTTTGGTGCACGAGATATCAGGTTTCTTAAGCCTTTTGGCTTCTTTGACTACAACAAGTTGCAGCAAGAAGCATTTTGTGCCATTTCTGACAGTGGGACCATTAGTGAGGAATCCGCCATGCTTGATTTTCCAGCAGTGACTCTTAGGCAGTCTATTGAGCGCCCCGAAGCGTTGGATTCGGGTTCAATTGTTCTGACTGGGTTGAACCCCGAAGTACTTTGTAATGCTATCAACCTTGTAACGCAAGAAGGTAGCTTATATTCCAAACGAGAAATTCCTGCAGAATATCAAGTAAACAACACATCGCTAAGAGTTTTAAAGATTATAATGGGAATGGCAAAACTCACAAACCGCTGGCGTAATGTAGAAGAATTTTCAAGATATGACTGGTAA
- the wbjC gene encoding UDP-2-acetamido-2,6-beta-L-arabino-hexul-4-ose reductase has product MNKNVLITGADGFIGKNLCVSLEKMGTVNLQRFCRGDSLKELPMLVQNADFIFHLAGVNRPKDDTEFYVGNSDLTEILCKAVQACGKTIPIVFSSSTQVERNNPYGLSKLKAETHLLNLYMESGNPIYIYRLPNVFGKWSKPNYNSVVATFCHNISHDIPIEIHNPATKLNLVHIGAVITSFLSVLSNQPQNQLYVNVEPVYETSLGELAETIKSFKQARETLIIPQVGESFLRVLYATYVSYISPSSFSYSLKKHADPRGVFVEMLKTKDSGQFSYFTALPGVTRGGHYHHVKTEKFLVIKGEAKFGFRHITSGEYIEIFIDGENAEVVETVPGWSHDITNVGEEELIVMLWANENFNPDAPDTVSYKV; this is encoded by the coding sequence ATGAATAAGAATGTATTGATCACTGGGGCTGACGGCTTTATCGGTAAAAACCTATGCGTTTCTCTAGAAAAAATGGGCACAGTCAACCTACAGCGCTTTTGCCGAGGCGACTCATTGAAAGAACTGCCAATGTTAGTTCAAAATGCCGATTTTATTTTTCATCTAGCGGGCGTTAACAGACCCAAAGATGACACTGAGTTTTATGTCGGGAACTCAGATCTCACTGAAATACTTTGTAAAGCAGTGCAAGCCTGCGGAAAAACCATCCCCATTGTGTTTAGCTCATCAACACAAGTGGAGAGAAATAATCCTTACGGTTTGAGTAAGTTAAAAGCTGAAACTCATTTGCTAAACTTGTATATGGAAAGTGGCAATCCGATTTACATATACAGGCTGCCCAATGTTTTTGGTAAATGGAGCAAACCTAATTACAACTCAGTAGTCGCTACATTTTGCCATAACATTAGCCATGATATACCGATCGAAATACACAATCCGGCAACCAAGTTAAATCTAGTGCATATCGGTGCAGTTATCACCTCCTTTTTGTCAGTGCTGTCAAATCAGCCTCAGAATCAGCTTTATGTCAATGTGGAGCCGGTGTATGAAACCTCTTTAGGAGAATTGGCGGAGACAATAAAGAGCTTCAAACAGGCAAGAGAAACCCTAATCATTCCTCAGGTGGGAGAGAGTTTTCTAAGAGTACTGTATGCAACTTATGTCAGTTACATTTCCCCGTCCTCATTTAGTTACAGTTTGAAGAAACACGCAGATCCGAGGGGGGTGTTCGTCGAGATGTTGAAGACTAAAGATTCCGGACAGTTTTCCTATTTCACCGCTCTTCCCGGTGTTACCCGTGGTGGTCATTATCACCATGTTAAAACAGAAAAATTTTTGGTTATCAAGGGAGAAGCAAAGTTCGGTTTCCGACACATTACCTCTGGAGAGTACATTGAGATCTTTATAGATGGTGAAAATGCTGAAGTCGTTGAAACAGTGCCGGGATGGTCTCATGACATTACCAATGTCGGCGAAGAAGAGTTGATTGTAATGCTGTGGGCTAACGAGAATTTTAATCCTGATGCACCTGATACAGTAAGTTATAAAGTATAA